A window from Citrus sinensis cultivar Valencia sweet orange chromosome 3, DVS_A1.0, whole genome shotgun sequence encodes these proteins:
- the LOC127900729 gene encoding uncharacterized protein LOC127900729, with amino-acid sequence MLHSSAADYLENNVGTCNWARSEFKGRKYNILTTNIVESVNSLMREPRKFLVTHLVDHFRKTLQQWFYDRKIVAESMSTRLTTWADEIVSERRILAERLTVQPMSQHRFHVLDGGMKEGIFDIHERTCSCRVFQLDQLICANVITVCLTVRVDYISLCSDYYSKYSLVMAYAELVEPVSDMTDWDIPEEIQKIKVNSPIEAPPPGRRPELRILSIGEDVSRRTVRCDRCNQPGHNRKRCKNLIVSNPN; translated from the coding sequence ATGCTCCACTCGAGCGCAGCTGATTACTTAGAGAATAATGTGGGTACGTGTAATTGGGCAAGGTCTGAATTTAAAGGTAGGAAATACAACATACTTACCACCAACATTGTGGAAAGTGTGAACTCTTTAATGAGGGAACCACGGAAATTTCTTGTAACTCATCTGGTTGATCACTTTAGAAAAACATTACagcaatggttttatgatagaaaaattgtgGCTGAATCGATGAGTACTCGTCTAACGACGTGGGCAGATGAGATAGTCAGCGAAAGGAGAATTTTGGCCGAAAGATTGACCGTTCAGCCTATGTCTCAGCATCGATTTCATGTTTTGGATGGAGGTATGAAGGAAGGGATATTTGACATTCATGAAAGAACTTGCTCCTGTAGAGTATTCCAACTCGATCAGCTTATTTGTGCGAATGTAATTACTGTTTGTCTGACCGTCCGTGTGGATTACATAAGTCTTTGCTCTGATTATTACTCTAAATATTCATTGGTCATGGCATATGCAGAACTAGTGGAGCCGGTTAGTGACATGACAGATTGGGACATTCCAGAAGAAATCCAGAAAATCAAAGTTAACTCACCGATCGAAGCACCACCACCTGGTCGTCGTCCAGAGTTAAGAATTCTTTCTATCGGTGAGGATGTTAGCCGAAGAACTGTGAGATGCGATCGATGCAACCAACCAGGTCATAACCGCAAGAGATGTAAAAATCTCATTGTGTCGAATCCAAACTGA